The proteins below come from a single Pseudomonas chlororaphis genomic window:
- a CDS encoding transporter yields MTPPSRSLVTTLFPVALLLVAMASIQSGASLAKSMFPIVGAQGTTTLRLIFASIIMLILLRPWRAKLTVQSLRTVIVYGMALGGMNFLFYMSVRTVPLGIAVALEFTGPLAVAIYASRRAIDFLWIALAVIGLLLLIPTGASSAGIDLVGAGYALGAGVCWALYILFGQKAGADHGVQTAALGVVIAALFVAPIGIVHAGAALLTPSLIPVAIGVAVLSTALPYTLEMVAMTRMPARTFGTLMSIEPAIAAMSGFLFLQEFLSLAQWSAIACIILASVGATLTMDSKATPAVAAD; encoded by the coding sequence ATGACTCCCCCTTCTCGCAGCCTGGTAACCACCTTGTTCCCGGTTGCCCTTCTATTAGTAGCCATGGCCTCCATCCAGTCCGGCGCCTCCCTGGCCAAAAGCATGTTCCCGATCGTGGGTGCACAAGGAACCACGACACTGCGCCTCATCTTCGCCAGCATCATCATGCTTATATTGCTGCGCCCCTGGCGCGCCAAGCTCACCGTGCAGTCCCTGCGCACGGTGATCGTCTACGGGATGGCACTGGGCGGCATGAATTTTCTGTTTTATATGTCGGTGCGTACGGTTCCCCTGGGAATCGCCGTGGCGCTGGAGTTCACCGGCCCCCTGGCCGTGGCGATCTACGCGTCGCGCCGGGCAATCGACTTCCTCTGGATTGCCCTGGCAGTGATCGGCCTGCTGCTGTTGATACCTACAGGCGCCTCCAGCGCCGGCATCGACCTGGTTGGTGCCGGTTACGCATTGGGCGCGGGCGTCTGCTGGGCGCTGTACATTCTGTTCGGCCAGAAGGCCGGTGCCGACCATGGCGTGCAAACCGCCGCACTCGGTGTGGTGATCGCCGCTCTGTTCGTCGCGCCGATCGGCATCGTCCATGCGGGCGCTGCATTGCTGACACCGAGCCTGATCCCCGTCGCCATCGGTGTGGCCGTACTGTCCACCGCCCTACCCTACACCCTCGAGATGGTCGCAATGACCCGCATGCCGGCGCGTACCTTCGGCACCCTGATGAGCATTGAACCCGCGATCGCAGCCATGTCCGGTTTCCTTTTTCTCCAGGAGTTCTTGTCCTTGGCACAATGGTCCGCCATTGCCTGCATCATTCTGGCGTCGGTCGGCGCAACACTGACCATGGACAGCAAGGCAACGCCAGCCGTCGCGGCGGATTGA
- a CDS encoding lipoprotein yields MKRILILIAVLAVAGCAATTKTEVKRGKKGLHINCSGLSSSWDQCAASAANSCAPKGYKVIAKSGDAVEEPGDYPFGLNPAGYTSRSMIVICK; encoded by the coding sequence ATGAAACGAATTTTGATACTGATCGCCGTATTGGCCGTTGCTGGCTGCGCGGCGACGACGAAAACCGAAGTCAAGCGCGGTAAAAAAGGCCTGCATATCAATTGCTCCGGCCTTTCCTCTTCCTGGGATCAATGCGCTGCCAGTGCTGCCAATTCCTGTGCCCCCAAGGGCTACAAGGTCATTGCCAAGTCGGGTGATGCCGTGGAAGAACCCGGTGACTATCCCTTCGGGCTCAACCCCGCCGGCTACACCAGCCGTAGCATGATCGTGATCTGCAAGTAA
- a CDS encoding TetR family transcriptional regulator: MRYSANHKMETREKLLASSAASAKTLGFSTVGVDGLMKAIGLSGGAFYSHFSSKDELFKAIVERELAQSLDRLSGEGAMDQAKLARCLKQYLSMSHVEQPEVGCALPVLGAEIARSDEQVRDVAQTWVCRLHESWARVLGSEALAWAILSQCVGAMVVARMMAAPEVQQEVLESSRAEITLRLAGLD; this comes from the coding sequence ATGCGTTATTCAGCCAATCACAAGATGGAAACCCGAGAGAAGCTGCTCGCCAGCAGCGCCGCGTCCGCCAAGACATTGGGGTTCTCCACGGTGGGGGTCGATGGCCTGATGAAAGCGATCGGCTTGAGCGGCGGGGCGTTCTACAGCCACTTCTCATCCAAGGATGAGCTTTTCAAGGCCATCGTCGAGCGTGAGCTGGCCCAGAGCCTGGATCGCCTGAGTGGCGAAGGGGCCATGGACCAGGCGAAGCTGGCGCGCTGTCTCAAGCAGTACCTGAGCATGAGCCACGTCGAACAACCCGAGGTGGGCTGTGCGTTACCCGTGCTGGGCGCCGAGATTGCGCGATCGGATGAGCAGGTGAGAGACGTGGCGCAAACGTGGGTTTGTCGCTTGCATGAAAGCTGGGCGCGGGTGTTGGGCAGTGAAGCCCTGGCCTGGGCCATCCTGTCCCAATGCGTGGGGGCGATGGTTGTTGCGCGGATGATGGCTGCACCTGAGGTCCAGCAGGAGGTCCTCGAGTCCAGCCGTGCCGAAATTACTCTTCGGCTGGCCGGGCTCGACTGA
- a CDS encoding glucose 1-dehydrogenase codes for MNNNKVVLVVGAGDATGGAIARRFAQEGFIACVTRRSADKLEPLVEGIRALGGEAHGFACDARKEDDVIALVEQIEQQIGPIEAFVFNIGANVPCSILEETARKYFKIWEMACFSGFLNAREVAKRMVTRQRGTILFTGATAGLRGASGFAAFAGAKHGIRALAQSMARELGPMNIHVAHVVVDGAIDTDFIRDNFPEKYATKDQDGILDPEHIADNYWYLHSQPRDAWTFELDLRPWNERW; via the coding sequence ATGAATAACAACAAGGTCGTACTGGTCGTGGGCGCGGGCGATGCAACGGGTGGAGCGATTGCCCGGCGTTTCGCGCAGGAAGGTTTTATCGCCTGCGTCACCCGCCGCAGCGCCGACAAGCTCGAACCGTTGGTGGAAGGGATCCGCGCCCTGGGCGGTGAAGCCCATGGCTTCGCCTGTGATGCACGCAAAGAAGACGATGTCATCGCGCTGGTCGAACAGATCGAGCAGCAGATCGGCCCGATCGAAGCCTTCGTGTTCAACATCGGCGCCAACGTCCCTTGCAGCATCCTCGAAGAGACCGCCCGCAAGTACTTTAAGATCTGGGAAATGGCCTGCTTTTCAGGCTTCCTCAATGCACGGGAAGTGGCCAAGCGTATGGTCACGCGTCAGCGCGGAACGATTCTGTTCACCGGCGCAACGGCAGGGCTGCGCGGCGCTTCAGGGTTTGCCGCGTTCGCCGGGGCCAAGCATGGCATTCGGGCGCTGGCCCAGAGCATGGCGCGTGAGCTGGGTCCGATGAACATCCATGTGGCCCATGTGGTGGTGGACGGTGCCATCGACACCGACTTCATTCGCGATAACTTTCCGGAGAAATACGCGACCAAGGATCAGGACGGCATCCTGGACCCCGAGCACATTGCCGACAACTATTGGTATTTGCACAGCCAACCCCGTGACGCCTGGACCTTCGAACTGGACCTTCGCCCCTGGAACGAACGCTGGTAA
- a CDS encoding DSBA oxidoreductase encodes MSKSVEFYFDLGSPTTYLAYTQLPTLCAETGSQLIYRPMLLGGVFKATGNASPVTIPAKGPYLFKDLKRFADRYGVPFRLNPYFPINTLLLMRAVTGMQLHRPERFEAFLDCLFRALWVEARNLNDQATVAAVLEEGGFDPEYVLALTANDQVKQALKTATEAAIERGVFGAPSMFVDDELYFGQDRLDFVREALA; translated from the coding sequence ATGAGCAAATCGGTGGAGTTCTACTTCGATCTCGGCAGCCCGACCACGTACCTGGCCTATACCCAACTGCCAACGCTGTGTGCAGAGACCGGTAGCCAGTTGATCTATCGCCCGATGCTATTGGGTGGGGTGTTCAAGGCCACTGGCAACGCGTCCCCGGTGACCATACCGGCCAAGGGCCCTTACCTGTTCAAGGATTTGAAACGCTTCGCCGACCGTTACGGCGTCCCCTTCAGGCTCAACCCCTACTTCCCGATCAATACGTTGCTGCTGATGCGCGCCGTCACCGGCATGCAATTGCACCGGCCCGAGCGCTTCGAAGCCTTCCTCGATTGCCTGTTCCGCGCCTTGTGGGTGGAGGCGCGCAACCTAAACGACCAGGCGACGGTGGCGGCGGTGTTGGAAGAAGGCGGTTTCGATCCTGAGTACGTGCTGGCCCTGACCGCCAACGATCAGGTCAAGCAGGCGCTCAAGACGGCCACCGAAGCCGCCATTGAACGGGGCGTGTTTGGCGCCCCAAGCATGTTTGTCGACGACGAGCTCTACTTCGGCCAGGATCGGCTGGACTTCGTCCGTGAAGCCCTGGCCTGA